In one Bacillota bacterium genomic region, the following are encoded:
- a CDS encoding glycosyltransferase family 4 protein: MKIAMLSPISWRTPPRHYGPWEWVVSMLTEGLVKRGLDVTLYATADSLTS; encoded by the coding sequence ATGAAAATTGCGATGCTCTCCCCCATATCCTGGCGTACACCACCCCGGCACTACGGACCCTGGGAGTGGGTGGTAAGCATGCTTACTGAAGGGCTGGTGAAGCGGGGCCTTGATGTAACCCTCTACGCTACAGCCGATTCGCTTACCTC